The genomic segment CAACCTGATCAAGACGCATCAGCCAAGATACAATGTGCTGCTCAAAGACGACAAGACATTCCCATACATTAAAATCACAAACGAGACGCATCCACGGCTTGAGGTAACCAGACGCGTGCTGAAAGACAAGGCGAAATACTTTGGTCCCTATCCGAATGCTTACGCGGCACAGCAAACCAAAAAGCTGCTCGACCGCATGTATCCTCTTCGCAAATGTGGAGTGATGCCCAAAGAGGTTTGTCTTTACTTCCATATGGGACAATGCCTTGCTCCCTGTGAAAAGGAAGTGCAGCAATCGGAGTATGACCGGATTACTCATGAAATTACATCCTTCTTGAGTGGCGGCCATGAGGAAATTAAGAAGGAACTTCAGCGCAAGATGGAGGAAGCTGCGGAGGAGCTTTATTTCGAACGGGCCAAGGAGCTTCGTGACCAGATCATGAATATTGATGCGATCATGGAAAAGCAGAAGATTACGACCGCGGACGCCAGAGATCGCGATGTGCTCGGATTTGCCGTGGACAAAGGCTGGATGTGCGTACAAATTTTGTACATGCGGCAGGGGAAAATGGTACAGCGGCATGCTTCCGCCTTCCCATTCTATGGCGAGGCTTATAGTGACTTCATGACGTTTGTGACTCAGTATTACAGCGATAATCCTGCTCTTCCGCAGGAGATTCTGCTTCCGGAAACAGCCAAAGAGGCCGAATCTACATCAGAGTCTAAATTGGATGCGGAGGGTGCAGATATTTTGGATGCTGCGGGAGCAGCAGCTTCTCTTCAGGAATGGCTTGGCATTAAAGTATTGGTGCCCCAGCGTGGTATGAAGCGGCAAATGGTAGGCATGGCCATCGAAAACGCGAAGGTATCTCTCGATGAGAAGTTCAGGCTCATTGAGAGGGACGAGGAAAGAACCTTCAAAGCGGCATCCAATCTGGGACAATCGATTGGTATTGAGCATCTGCACCGGATTGAAGCATTCGATAATTCCAACATCCAAGGGACGAATCCTGTCTCGGCTATGGTCGTCTTTATTGACGGGAAGCCGGATAAGAAAGAGTATCGCAAATATAAAGTAAGGTCCGTTCAGGGACCGGATGATTACGGAACCATGCGGGAGGTCATCCGCCGCCGCTACGAACGTGTACTTAAAGAGAATTTGGAAATGCCGGATTTGATTGTGGTGGATGGAGGTAAAGGCCAAATCTCAGCAGCCGTCGATGTGCTTGAAAATGAGCTCGGCCTGTTTATACCGGTATGCGGTCTGGTAAAGGATGTAAAGCATAGAACGGCACAGTTGATGGTGGGGGATCCTGCCGAGCCGGTAAACCTGCCGCGGGATAGCCAGGAGTTTTATCTTTTGCAGCGGATTCAGGATGAGGTCCACCGCTTTGCCATCACGTTTCACCGCGAGCAGCGGGGCAAGTCGATGGTTGTTTCGAAGCTGGATTCCATTCCGGGCATCGGTGAGAAGCGGCGCAAGCTGCTCCTGAAGCATTTTGGATCTTTGAAAAAAATAAAAGAGGCCAGCATCGATGATTTCCGGCCTCTATCTATTGGAGATAAGCTTGCGAAGCAGATTATTGCAGCCCTTCAGGATGAGGAGTCATAATATATGGCTCCTTTTTCTTTTTGCGATTAAACAGATACACAATGTAAGCGACAATCGCTGGCATGATGATGGTAACAATACCCGCCAGGATATCCGGAATGTCGCCTAGAGCGAACAGGCTGAAGCTCATCAAGACACTGTCGAAGACAACATGGCTGAACATGACCGCGATATAGCCATGCTTCAGGAAGATGAAGCTGAACAGAAGGCCAATGACCGTAAGCTCGATCGGCCGCGTGATGACAGGATAGATCGGATACAGCGTATGTCCAAGCGCCCAGATCAGGGTTGGAATCAGGCAGGCGACAAAAGTATTCCGGACGAGCTTCTTCAGCATCGGAATACCAAACAAACGGTAAACAGCTTCTTCGGAAATGC from the Paenibacillus sp. J23TS9 genome contains:
- the uvrC gene encoding excinuclease ABC subunit UvrC produces the protein MKDEFSDKTINEQDKAMENIRNKLALLPDLPGCYLMKNTDGKIIYVGKAKVLKNRVRSYFTGSHDGKTQRLVADIRDFEYIVTGSNIEALILECNLIKTHQPRYNVLLKDDKTFPYIKITNETHPRLEVTRRVLKDKAKYFGPYPNAYAAQQTKKLLDRMYPLRKCGVMPKEVCLYFHMGQCLAPCEKEVQQSEYDRITHEITSFLSGGHEEIKKELQRKMEEAAEELYFERAKELRDQIMNIDAIMEKQKITTADARDRDVLGFAVDKGWMCVQILYMRQGKMVQRHASAFPFYGEAYSDFMTFVTQYYSDNPALPQEILLPETAKEAESTSESKLDAEGADILDAAGAAASLQEWLGIKVLVPQRGMKRQMVGMAIENAKVSLDEKFRLIERDEERTFKAASNLGQSIGIEHLHRIEAFDNSNIQGTNPVSAMVVFIDGKPDKKEYRKYKVRSVQGPDDYGTMREVIRRRYERVLKENLEMPDLIVVDGGKGQISAAVDVLENELGLFIPVCGLVKDVKHRTAQLMVGDPAEPVNLPRDSQEFYLLQRIQDEVHRFAITFHREQRGKSMVVSKLDSIPGIGEKRRKLLLKHFGSLKKIKEASIDDFRPLSIGDKLAKQIIAALQDEES